A stretch of Aedes aegypti strain LVP_AGWG chromosome 2, AaegL5.0 Primary Assembly, whole genome shotgun sequence DNA encodes these proteins:
- the LOC5569488 gene encoding protein tiptop produces MMLHEAVMLEIYRQALHASEMASPRCQSRESSGGGRCPSDESIRSEGDRDGQNSGANVSPVSITLPPTLAPAAAAALLPQHSAAMAAYLNVAAVAAQQNRLLLGSPLAGLAAARNGSPPILPPLASPTDESDDAVLDFSKKRSDSGTADEDANSDCDEGDAVNLSGKSGENSPLDLSVSTRKRSGDDSESPPPRKAPRSLEYKPPIVSPWSSPVGPQLPYFAAAVAAASMSPKNNHSDWNGKHKGVANEAAKALEKMTEMSRLGGDEIYRPSNNNSGGGGASAGGGRHSAWQSHWLNKGADSAKDVLKCVWCKQSFPSLAALTTHMKETKHCGVNVPPGTGMPQQPIQQQPPNSSAPNSSSSASNKPTPSELNLLIKETMPLPRKLVRGQDVWLGKGAEQTRQILKCMWCGQSFRTLAEMTTHMQQTQHYTNIISQEQIISWKSTDDKPGGPPGPSGGGNTPVPPGAPNAPPAQANSHVSAVLTCKVCDQAFSSLKELSNHMVKNAHYKEHIMRSITETGGRRRQTREKRKKSLPVRKLLEMERAQHDFKNGENPTLNPAANKPIRDMGAGKITCEKCNEKIETTMFVDHIRQCIGGTAILQAQQQREKLKNALLSNTIIPPDSISPVTPTSRDGRKSVGDDLSSPLSLQKSPMPADLSSPASTKKDGEKSSSPSVLNAIEQLIEKSFDTRSRHPNTNFGNNSQSTTPLGSSILKRLGIDESVDYTKPLVDPQTMNLLRTYHQQQYVAQFGRRERSGSESSSISERGSSRVDSLTPDKKFDTTGHSTPRGTPEKQFMDDHNNSDGQGSINIKREMQSDDEDEVDKHEPPKIKIKKELEEDDEEGPMRPPSKSHEDVSDMEKEMKRRSSVASSPAPSPRLSTASVPLSPSASPISDHHSIASRSTPGGADGGGGAGKKASSVSVSSSLGALSSMFDSLTGANSSGNVESGGSGKKSSAHPLAALQKLCDKTETTPNSRGGASSALLSATTNAPGSRTAPGAILAFSWACNDAVVSDESVIKCAYCDTTFTSKGAYRHHLSKAHFVNDDVIPDPKGSTMKPGSPLSPKSTSSGVTGGGGGRDSVNRSDGGGTPIPPSSGCGNSGGGSNSGNGQAKSPPPAQSPAAFDESPHSKFLKYTELAKQLSSKYV; encoded by the coding sequence TGAAATGGCCAGCCCTAGATGCCAATCGAGGGAGTCATCCGGCGGTGGACGTTGTCCCTCGGACGAGTCGATTCGCTCCGAGGGCGACCGGGACGGGCAGAACTCGGGTGCCAACGTGAGCCCGGTTTCGATTACGCTCCCACCCACCCTCGCGCCAGCAGCCGCCGCCGCCCTCCTGCCTCAGCATTCGGCCGCCATGGCTGCCTACCTCAACGTGGCGGCCGTAGCGGCCCAGCAGAACCGACTGCTGCTAGGATCCCCGCTGGCCGGACTAGCAGCAGCCCGCAATGGCTCACCGCCGATTCTACCTCCGCTGGCGTCCCCGACCGACGAGAGCGACGATGCCGTGTTGGACTTTAGCAAAAAGCGATCCGACAGCGGTACGGCCGACGAGGACGCCAACAGCGACTGCGACGAGGGAGACGCTGTGAACCTGAGCGGGAAATCCGGTGAAAACAGCCCGCTGGACCTGTCGGTTAGCACACGGAAACGGTCCGGTGATGACTCCGAATCGCCTCCACCAAGGAAAGCTCCACGCTCCCTAGAATACAAACCACCGATAGTGAGTCCTTGGAGCTCTCCAGTTGGGCCACAGCTACCGTACTTTGCAGCGGCTGTAGCTGCTGCCAGTATGTCTCCCAAGAATAATCACTCAGACTGGAACGGCAAACATAAAGGTGTCGCCAATGAAGCCGCAAAAGCCTTAGAAAAAATGACAGAAATGAGTCGCTTGGGAGGAGACGAAATTTACCGGCCATCGAATAATAACTCCGGTGGTGGCGGAGCTTCCGCTGGAGGTGGTCGCCATAGTGCTTGGCAGTCCCATTGGCTCAACAAAGGCGCTGATTCCGCAAAGGACGTCCTGAAGTGCGTTTGGTGCAAGCAGAGTTTTCCTTCGTTAGCCGCCTTGACTACGCACATGAAGGAAACCAAACACTGCGGAGTAAACGTTCCTCCCGGCACTGGAATGCCTCAGCAACCGATCCAGCAACAACCACCGAATTCGTCCGCTCCCAATTCCAGCAGTAGTGCTTCCAACAAACCAACACCCAGTGAACTTAATCTCTTAATTAAGGAAACGATGCCTCTTCCGCGGAAATTGGTCCGAGGTCAAGATGTGTGGCTTGGAAAAGGGGCTGAGCAAACCCGACAAATCTTGAAGTGTATGTGGTGTGGTCAAAGCTTCCGCACTTTGGCTGAAATGACTACACACATGCAGCAGACGCAACATTACACCAACATAATCTCGCAAGAACAAATCATATCTTGGAAATCAACGGATGACAAGCCCGGAGGTCCACCTGGTCCCAGCGGCGGTGGAAACACTCCAGTACCTCCGGGAGCTCCCAATGCTCCACCGGCGCAAGCAAACAGCCACGTCAGCGCAGTCCTAACCTGTAAGGTTTGCGATCAAGCATTCTCGTCGCTTAAAGAACTCAGCAATCACATGGTCAAGAATGCTCACTACAAAGAGCACATCATGCGTTCCATCACGGAAACTGGAGGCCGACGCAGGCAAACACGAGAGAAGCGGAAGAAGTCCCTACCTGTACGCAAACTGCTGGAAATGGAACGCGCCCAGCACGACTTCAAAAACGGTGAAAATCCAACGTTAAATCCCGCTGCCAATAAACCTATACGAGACATGGGAGCCGGTAAGATCACCTGTGAAAAGTGCAATGAGAAGATCGAAACCACCATGTTTGTGGATCATATCAGACAATGCATTGGTGGAACGGCCATCCTCCAAGCTCAGCAGCAGCGAGAAAAGCTCAAGAATGCCCTCCTCTCGAATACGATTATCCCTCCGGACTCGATCAGCCCAGTGACACCCACCAGTCGGGATGGTAGAAAATCAGTAGGAGATGATTTATCCTCACCACTTTCGCTGCAAAAGTCACCTATGCCAGCGGATTTGTCTTCCCCGGCGTCAACCAAGAAAGACGGAGAGAAGAGCTCTTCTCCATCAGTACTGAACGCAATAGAACAGCTAATTGAAAAAAGTTTCGACACCCGTTCGAGGCATCCCAACACGAACTTCGGTAACAATAGTCAAAGTACTACTCCTCTGGGATCGAGCATACTAAAAAGGTTGGGGATCGATGAAAGCGTTGACTACACTAAACCCTTAGTAGATCCACAGACGATGAACCTGCTCAGAACGTATCACCAGCAGCAGTATGTGGCGCAGTTTGGACGGAGGGAACGAAGCGGTAGCGAATCTAGCTCCATTTCGGAACGGGGCTCTAGCCGAGTCGATTCATTAACACCGGATAAGAAATTTGACACAACCGGTCACTCGACGCCCAGAGGAACGCCCGAAAAGCAGTTCATGGATGATCATAACAACAGCGACGGGCAAGGATCGATCAACATCAAGCGGGAAATGCAAAGTGACGACGAAGACGAAGTGGATAAACATGAACCaccgaaaatcaaaatcaaaaaagaaCTCGAAGAAGATGACGAGGAGGGACCGATGCGACCACCTAGCAAATCCCATGAAGACGTCTCGGATATGGAGAAAGAAATGAAACGAAGAAGTAGTGTTGCGTCTAGTCCTGCACCAAGTCCACGTCTATCGACGGCAAGTGTACCGTTGAGTCCGTCAGCTAGTCCAATCAGTGATCATCATTCCATTGCATCCAGATCGACCCCGGGTGGAGCGGATGGTGGTGGCGGTGCTGGTAAGAAGGCATCAAGCGTAAGCGTGAGCAGTAGTTTGGGTGCATTGTCATCAATGTTTGATAGCCTGACAGGTGCGAACAGTTCCGGTAATGTGGAGTCAGGTGGCTCGGGAAAAAAGTCCAGTGCTCACCCTTTGGCGGCTTTGCAGAAACTTTGTGATAAAACTGAAACGACTCCGAATTCGAGGGGAGGAGCAAGCAGTGCACTACTATCGGCTACAACAAATGCTCCAGGAAGCAGGACAGCTCCCGGAGCGATTCTGGCGTTTAGCTGGGCTTGCAACGACGCTGTAGTGTCCGATGAATCGGTGATCAAGTGTGCCTATTGCGATACGACGTTCACCTCAAAGGGAGCCTACAGGCATCATCTATCGAAGGCACACTTTGTGAACGATGACGTGATTCCTGATCCGAAAGGTTCAACGATGAAGCCAGGTTCTCCGCTCTCACCCAAATCAACCAGCAGTGGGGTGACAGGTGGTGGAGGTGGTCGTGACAGTGTAAATCGTTCCGATGGTGGAGGTACTCCAATTCCACCGAGCAGCGGTTGTGGCAACAGTGGGGGTGGCAGCAACAGTGGAAACGGACAGGCAAAGAGTCCACCTCCAGCGCAGTCACCGGCGGCATTTGACGAAAGTCCACACTCCAAGTTTCTCAAGTACACCGAACTGGCCAAGCAATTGTCATCCAAATACGTCTGA